A window of Ranitomeya variabilis isolate aRanVar5 chromosome 2, aRanVar5.hap1, whole genome shotgun sequence contains these coding sequences:
- the LOC143810171 gene encoding uncharacterized protein LOC143810171 yields MKAPSGSAGRKRSKYKYGQALSFLRRTMLSRVTFSSHRAPASSSAPSGAIPPESATEGHVGRPHTSVPSSDPSSDPSTSSAPSSGALLQASLLTSDAEQLAFPLPHPSDPATSTPPLGSWRQRQRGQERSYAPEFLHLNASFQGSFKILGEQVTAGFNMVQSRISETSRETSSRLDRLHSAVSPDPANLFFQSMLMSMEKLSFEQQMRVMNTCHNAALQAINESTHTPPHTSTPIPPQAPFPHHTPHYQTQPQYPHQHHYQTQLQSPHQHHYQTPRQSHYPTQSQYPTQSPQQSRPPDQITSPMFSLLNFSLPPTPTPPPSGQPLGLTPPFHCTPNK; encoded by the exons atgaaggccccgagtggctctgcaggaaggaagaggagcaaatataaatatggccaggccctctccttcctgaggcgaaccatgctaagcagagt caccttctccagccaccgggcgcctgcatcttcctctgcgccctctggagcgatccctcctgagtccgccactgagggccacgtcggtaggccccacacctctgtcccctcctctgacccctcctctgacccctctacttcatccgccccaagcagtggagcattattgcaggcttcattgctcacatctgatgctgaacagttagcgttccctttaccccacccctctgatcctgccacctcgacaccaccattaggttcgtggcggcagcgccagaggggtcaggaaaggagctatgctcctgagttcttacacctgaatgcatccttccaaggctctttcaaaattttgggagagcaagtgactgctggtttcaacatggtgcagtcacgcatcagtgaaacaagccgtgaaaccagcagtcgcttggataggctgcattcagctgtaagtcccgatccggccaatctttttttccaatccatgctcatgagcatggagaagctttcttttgagcaacagatgcgggtaatgaatacctgccataatgctgcactgcaggccattaatgaatcgacccacacacctccccacacctccactccaattccaccccaggccccatttccacaccataccccccattaccaaacccagccccaatacccacaccagcaccattaccaaacccagctccaatccccacaccagcaccattaccaaaccccacgccagtcccactaccctacccagtcacaatacccgacccagtccccacaacaatcccggcccccagaccaaattacttccccaatgttttccttactcaacttttctcttccccctaccccaacaccacccccctctggtcagcctcttggtttaaccccccccttccactgcaccccaaacaagtag